The following are encoded in a window of Cryptococcus gattii WM276 chromosome M, complete sequence genomic DNA:
- a CDS encoding Hypothetical protein (Similar to TIGR gene model, INSD accession AAW46948.1; CNM01610) — MAQQQAVDPRLRDTSRTSSYQRELTKSAYRAQPILCFPPRDVPIEHLYAYTIPIPPEHTSGEMTKEYQDWIDDHWIHASSLTKHGDPTRHVIDCSIKGTSGNGDHLRVIVGPLEKQYPERWPRKMFNQQRLISYPPFTGKDSRARNAEMATWINKLRVKREAKDVMGRPRTWVQIIREKDGVMIRWRKRLGMGKRKEGQSYRDVSRKSYDTSDRPMPNLTSPVTSLDTGASAEACSCISPFPSPSIPPSSQMRLLSPCSSLSTSPCPSPIHSSSSKASLHPPSIPIGILSPSLTPSPSISPSLLVAHPLPPPPISTSPSSTIPTTNISPIPSPSPSSFPSSPSNSLSSTKPFTAQSPTSSSKKDQQLAEQLAKKEEQLAQWEKLKEEFHDDHYMVKTFNNQIIRISKDIEEIKQLQGRM, encoded by the exons ATGGCACAGCAACAGGCCGTCGATCCCCGTCTGCGAGACACTTCTAGGACATCAAGTTATCAAAGAGAGCTCACCAAATCAGCTTATAGAGCTCAGCCTATCCTTTGCTTTCCCCCTCGTGACGTCCCGATTGAGCACTTGTACGCTTATACCATCCCCATTCCTCCCGAACACACCTCGGGAGAGATGACGAAGGAATACCAAGACTGGATTGACGACCATTGGATTCACGCTTCCAGCCTCACAAAACACGGTGATCCCACCCGCCATGTCATCGATTGCTCTATAAAGGGCACATCTGGGAATGGTGATCATTTGCGTGTAATCGTCGGTCCGCTGGAAAAGCAGTATCCAGAAAGATGGCCTAGAAAGATGTTTAACCAGCAGCGCCTCATATCCTATCCTCCCTTTACTGGTAAAGATTCTCGCGCTAGAAACGCGGAGATGGCAACTTGGATAAATAAGTTGCGTGTGAAGCGGGAAGCGAAAGATGTGATGGGAAGACCTCGCACTTGGGTGCAAATTATACGCGAAAAGGACGGAGTGATGATAAGATGGAGGAAAAGGCTTGGTATGGGtaagaggaaggaaggacAATCATATCGCGACGTTTCAAGAAAGTCCT ATGATACTTCCGACAGACCTATGCCCAACCTTACTTCTCCTGTGACCTCTCTTGATACAGGAGCATCAGCTGAAGCTTGCTCTTGTATCTCTCCATTCCCCAGTCCTTCTattcctccttcttctcaaatGAGACTACTTTCTCCTTGCTCATCTCTTTCCACATCCCCTTGTCCATCTCCCATAcattcatcatcatccaaaGCCTCTTTACACCCTCCCTCCATTCCCATCGGCATCTTATCTCCATCTCTTACCCCttcaccatccatatcacCGTCACTTCTGGTCGCACATCCATTacctcctccacccatctccacatctccatcttccactATCCCAACCACCAATATATCCCCTatcccttctccttctccctcctcgTTTCCATCCTCCCCCAGCAactctctctcctccaccaAACCCTTCACCGCTCAATCACCCACCAGCTCTTCCAAAAAGGACCAACAATTAGCAGAACAACTTGcaaagaaagaagagcagCTCGCGCAGTGGGAGAAACTGAAAGAAGAGTTTCATGATGACCATTATATGGTGAAGACATTTAATAACCAAATTATTAGAATTTCAAAAGACATTGAGGAGATAAAGCAGCTGCAGGGTCGGATGTAG
- a CDS encoding Guanyl nucleotide exchange factor, putative; Sql2 (Similar to TIGR gene model, INSD accession AAW46811.1) yields MTDRQSTPASPISASPKFSHAQAIHDFDPSLIASTSSSSSNLYLSFKAGEIIRVHVRDPTGWWDGEITSRVAANDGRTLRRGWFPSNYIREIDWDPTQRRAESSMSVTSPRSPYKRTHSRHGSVASHQSNASSSSISQIITSPRADIAPLPAAFQILIQPIVQSLSLLDTAIHNNRKSHIQPSTACVISSIRAALSQTDCLSKESQTLVSWPVLAKERKVVLVELSRLVGCARTASGMTDSAGDTSPGGEMEDLEELAKSARGVFQSVKRFLNLAHQCGVQVTLDAQNEGVPMSVSSSASSEIASVSALVNASAKTRASPGSNARLQEAFHKRVASIGDLRAAKQRSESPPPPPTGSSQSPKHTHTRTASKISTPISAAFSDVSSPLSSRPFEHRIQGSMDSLFSQGSPATSEKPHAPWEDRTSVPTATVQPSTPCSNSIADIRMRISYAEDTLLSIIAAFIGHIHSHHIHSHPSSHSTLIEMTRETIDAVRTLLTAVETVGRNASIRSKRPKEIESLRIAKDRLYDVAGRLVESAEIVANSPFEEIIEEGYEKEKAELLGAATGTLRAGTECVRLVRICVPEDETINLNATPKQTASAASEQLTPRIDFDNPVVERGGTVGVRGPHTLSSLHRKATSLDHLQKRFMEDGGMVPGQFYGGPQNEFRQEEEEEEEEVIDEKEEDRIKRPSQGVMFPPSPDPSSQEVQLYPTPRPSRPPHELLRGFSETGRRGPRVRSTSLSTSPTPRVGHMGHRSPSRSADLDKFTSGEDLKLGTDVRPREAGETRDRWEESESVTVTSNRLSVYTSISSLPSLANTDSSAKSASENDDQSTPVWSRKLPHGSLRVVIPKGISNQMSELSLQNSAEEPVSTARTSMTLKTLPSRPATFLRTQTSPMPVISYLIQSPTYSPADITYNPDGNMVGASLAVLVEKMTPHDGHVDPNFSSTFFYTFRLFTTPADLLEAVQQRWYISPPEELKLSERDEAIWRDAKVMPIRIRIFNFLRTWLEFHWQSEVDNIILDDLEKFGREEVGGSLPVMGERLVNLVQRKKEGREDEKRKKESISGPTSASSGTLHPPAVSSLPPTPIISKNLHSLLKKSTASFSSSSSSSVRIHITEFDTLELARQLTIIVSKMFRQLEPEDLLMTGKKTVPELKGLSTHSNQVTGWVADSILNEGDAKRRAALLKFFIKLADKCLLINNFFTMFAVLGGLNSSTILRLKKTWDALSVKYKVLIERLRGIIEHTKNHAAYRARLKQAPTPCLPFLGLILTDITFTSDGNPSTRPSNSAPDLMLINYDKFAKLGKIAIEFRRYQEPFNFHELEAVQTFLHTVLTERGSGSIDALYRKSCRVPKSYVLMSKNQAG; encoded by the exons ATGACGGACCGGCAGTCAACACCAGCGTCTCCCATATCAGCATCTCCAAAATTCTCGCATGCCCAGGCCATACACGACTTTGATCCTTCTCTTATTGcttccacttcctcttcaagcTCAAACTTGTACCTTAGTTTCAAGGCCGGAGAAATAATCAGAGTCCACGTACGCGATCCGACAGGTTGGTGGGACGGAGAAATTACGAGTAGAGTCGCTGCCAATGACGGGAGGACACTGAGGAGAGGATGGTTTCCGAGCAACTATATTAGGGAAATTGATTGGGATCCG ACGCAGAGGCGAGCGGAGTCAAGCATGTCCGTAACCAGTCCTCGATCGCCATACAAACGTACCCACTCTCGACATGGTTCTGTTGCTTCTCATCAATCCAACGCTTCCAgctcttccatctcccaGATTATCACTTCCCCTCGTGCGGACATTGCTCCCCTACCAGCAGCTTTCCAAATCCTTATCCAACCCATTGTCCAATCGCTGTCTTTGCTGGACACAGCCATACACAACAACCGCAAATCACATATCCAACCATCTACGGCCTGCGTCATTTCCTCTATCAGAGCAGCACTATCCCAGACAGATTGCTTGAGCAAAGAATCGCAAACGCTGGTGTCATGGCCGGTCCTAGCTAAGGAACGAAAAGTGGTGCTTGTGGAGCTATCTAGGCTAGTCGGATGTGCACGCACTGCAAGTGGGATGACAGACTCGGCGGGTGATACTAGTCCTGGGGGAGAAATGGAAGACTTGGAGGAACTTGCCAAATCCGCCCGAGGCGTTTTTCAAAGTGTCAAACGATTCCTCAATCTTGCACATCAATGTGGTGTTCAGGTGACTTTAGACGCACAAAATGAAGGTGTGCCCATGTCCGTGTCATCATCTGCATCAAGTGAGATCGCCTCAGTGTCGGCCCTAGTCAATGCTTCCGCCAAAACTAGAGCATCACCAGGGAGCAATGCACGTCTTCAAGAGGCGTTTCACAAACGTGTCGCGAGTATCGGCGATCTACGCGCAGCAAAACAACGTTCAGAAAGTCCGCCTCCCCCCCCAACGGGGTCTTCGCAATCACCAAAACACACCCACACCCGAACTGCGTCTAAGATCAGCACCCCCATTTCTGCAGCCTTTTCAGATGTCTCTTCCCCTTTATCTTCCCGACCATTCGAACATCGTATACAGGGCAGTATGGATAGTTTGTTTAGCCAAGGTAGTCCGGCTACCTCTGAAAAGCCGCATGCTCCATGGGAAGATCGAACATCTGTCCCTACCGCCACGGTCCAACCTTCAACGCCCTGTAGCAACTCTATCGCCGACATTCGTATGCGCATCTCATACGCTGAAGATACCCTTCTCTCCATCATTGCCGCCTTTATTGGCCATATCCATTCTCATCACATCCACTCACATCCGTCTTCCCACTCTACGCTGATTGAAATGACCCGTGAAACCATTGACGCCGTCCGCACCCTCCTGACCGCCGTTGAAACTGTCGGTCGTAATGCATCTATTCGATCCAAGCGACCCAAGGAGATTGAAAGTCTCCGTATCGCCAAGGATCGTCTGTACGATGTTGCAGGTCGGTTAGTGGAGAGTGCCGAAATTGTAGCGAATTCGCCGTTTGAAGAAATAATTGAGGAAGGGTacgaaaaggaaaaggcCGAATTGTTGGGTGCTGCCACAGGGACATTGAGAGCCGGAACGGAGTGCGTGCGATTAGTTAGGATATGCGTACCAGAAGATGAGACTATCAACTTGAACGCTACCCCCAAACAAACCGCCTCAGCCGCTTCTGAACAGCTCACCCCAAGAATAGATTTTGATAACCCAGTTGTGGAAAGAGGTGGAACTGTTGGCGTCCGAGGCCCACATACATTGTCGAGTTTGCATCGAAAAGCGACAAGTCTGGATCATCTGCAAAAGAGGTTTATGGAGGATGGAGGGATGGTTCCGGGGCAATTTTACGGTGGACCACAAAATGAATTTAGacaagaggaagaagaagaggaagaggaagttatcgatgagaaggaagaagatagGATTAAGCGGCCTTCTCAGGGCGTCATGTTCCCT CCAAGCCCCGATCCCTCCTCTCAAGAAGTCCAACTTTACCCTACCCCCCGTCCTAGCCGTCCGCCTCACGAACTACTCCGCGGCTTCTCCGAAACAGGGCGTCGCGGCCCCAGAGTTCGTTCAACAAGTCTCTCAACTTCGCCTACCCCCCGCGTTGGGCATATGGGCCACCGCTCACCTTCCAGATCTGCGGATTTGGACAAGTTTACGAGTGGCGAGGATCTCAAGCTCGGCACGGATGTGAGGCCTAGAGAAGCTGGGGAGACCAGGGATAGATGGGAAGAGAGTGAGAGTGTGACGGTGACATCAAACCGATTATCGGTGTACACTTCGATCTCATCTTTACCCTCTCTCGCCAATACAGACTCCTCTGCCAAGTCCGCTTCTGAAAATGATGATCAGAGTACGCCTGTATGGAGCCGAAAGTTACCTCATGGCTCATTACGAGTTGTTATCCCCAAGGGTATATCCAATCAAATGTCAGAGCTGTCACTTCAGAATTCGGCCGAGGAACCTGTTTCAACTGCGCGCACAAGTATGACCCTAAAGACATTACCTTCCCGCCCAGCTACCTTTCTCCGTACTCAGACATCTCCAATGCCAGTGATCTCTTACCTCATTCAATCTCCTACGTACTCGCCTGCCGATATCACATACAACCCCGATGGAAATATGGTGGGCGCCTCGTTGGCGGTATTGGTGGAAAAGATGACACCGCACGATGGACATGTCGATCCTAACTTCAGCTCCACCTTTTTCTACACTTTTAGGTTATTCACCACTCCCGCAGATCTGTTGGAGGCTGTGCAACAACGGTGGTACATCTCCCCTCCCGAGGAACTAAAGTTGAGCGAGAGGGACGAAGCTATCTGGAGGGACGCTAAGGTCATGCCGATCCGCATAAGGATTTTCAACTTCCTCCGTACATGGCTTGAATTTCACTGGCAGTCGGAGGTGGATAATATCATTCTTGATGACTTGGAAAAGTttggaagggaagaagtggGTGGTAGTCTGCCAGTGATGGGTGAACGCTTGGTCAATCTGGtgcagaggaagaaggaaggcagagaggacgagaagaggaaaaaagaatCGATCAGTGGTCCAACTTCGGCTAGCTCAGGTACCCTCCATCCACCTGCCGTGAGCAGTCTTCCACCTACCCCCATCATCTCCAAAAACCTCCATTCGCTCCTCAAGAAATCCACAgcttcattctcttcctcctcttcgtcttccgTGCGTATCCATATCACCGAATTTGACACGCTTGAGCTCGCCCGTCAGTTGACGATCATCGTCTCCAAGATGTTCCGCCAGCTCGAGCCTGAAGATTTGCTGATGACTGGGAAAAAGACAGTACCAGAGCTGAAAGGTTTGAGTACGCATTCGAATCAGGTAACGGGCTGGGTGGCGGATAGTATTTTGAATGAGGGAGATGCGAAGCGAAGAGCGGCATTGTTGAAGTTTTTCATCAAACTGGCTGAT AAATGCCTGTTAATCAACAATTTCTTTACAATGTTTGCTGTGCTTGGAGGGTTGAATAGCAGTACTATTCTGAGGTTGAAAAAGACGTGGGAT GCTTTGTCGGTAAAGTATAAGGTCTTGATTGAAAGGTTACGTGGGATCATCGAGCATACCAAG AATCATGCAGCCTACCGCGCTCGTTTGAAGCAAGCTCCGACCCCTTGCTTACCTTTCCTCGGTCTCATCCTTACCGA CATCACTTTCACTTCGGATGGTAACCCCAGCACCCGACCAAGCAACTCGGCGCCGGATCTGATGCTCATCAATTACGACAAGTTTGCCAAACTGGGGAAGATTGCGATAGAATTTAGAAGGTATCAAGAA CCGTTCAACTTCCACGAGCTTGAGGCCGTACAGACGTTCTTGCATACCGTGCTTACagaaagaggaagtggTTCTATAGATGCTTTATACCGCAAGAGTT GCAGGGTTCCGAAAAGTTACGTTCTAATGTCGAAAAACCAAGCTGGCTAA
- a CDS encoding Hypothetical protein (Similar to TIGR gene model, INSD accession AAW46809.1; CNM01630): MDSPRHNLHGLPPTYLVHLKALLHQWLTQQTTPTGDSKLWSEERVAQVESAVWEGALLTSAERGSRRENGILEQNWEGWIGGSTKRKSLWRKEMRQEEDKSKEDERTEAHTSRKSSTGDGDRGRLSLLITPAGSAVSTPSKASTRASSVVSTERRQNTDSAPQEANKGETPEQSEQEKLQEWCRLISTLDGYEPLSLEKANDWEDVDIDRVPKSTHQHIPGSFPQSGLSVEHRHSLDNPSQFKGTFSTLGLPSSPPKHDPSHQSYGILKPVFCLHFPASHSSSTNAKGHAPKEGSQSTIRIRRNPSLSARSASSAGSSRWWGSGSKWGDMLGHPVSQDEGEKVEVDFVQGRFALPSDLFGSPALERRGSKRERVIQRKRRRSIFSALEVISSSLSANSSLPSESISDTTSETDSGLSDTDADDEPSEKDIKRRISSRRHRPLSLILSGAEDDIPRSAAEEGTMRLVGGTIVVKGLRDGERKALGEVLKALIWTIGMMKLELDLYTSFRLPHEPDPPILPLLGAPSSVPLTLPPLSPETSSNTTSRPSGEVSRSTLSRDKDRSWGRESREGKKGFLSRLGRDTKGVWSGLLSRKGSARDKGRGQSGLEGEAYTSPTLSPTLPSESPPSLPLFPTQPSSPHLHSPPPSASSSSFPKFKYSSFPKESSPDSNFSLHTKPNNHTNVNANANTNANPPSQHLQTLSSLLPSSTPGLKYPMPPILLRIQEEERIRWEKTRKETLPVSESDNGNGNASGNTLRGRAMAYRPGGDVRSGLHVLAVGMDTLAGWTRLQLLCVLYCVGLPPPLSGSKSGSIASEGRQLGEDRKVDMDEEKSGEGEICEPPVPQFIPPTLTIRDYLENLGEELGENLLCTRSGCEKEVGQHVRCDENEVREGEGEGGVARKAEDGENVEGWVKCAVCREESKPRQLREGALAYPWSKLLELLIYTPYLQPPICSHHTTPHAYITLFRTLSFTASLSSSPVKLYDIRLPKLQIGPNVPKRKVGNGRQGMELMMDGQKEGENSLKKEVERWCEALEDRLNVLREKIEREYEATKELSKESEKSGPGLQEKFDTLLSLSTDFTAFKNNSLESISSTPQSLFNDLRISFSSFIKSSLSEIEAWEKMYLPDNVEEWLETMKEMIPEYAKKGGRVHALPGSGVLVREDEPASVVASLAYFIELTNTSKPVDDSNPATATATPRDPTDPSHPTPPTTVAGTPTSASTPSGIRWSTKIEHRDSPRDLLSLRSIVRKKSDASVSLDRTKLAPPALGLSTLSGGAPSLELNLEKVEGVSEGLESGDRMEEIVKAVGKATGQEMTLGTATALSDPNSLSRRASMTESDSSSLSGIRPSPQGTKNSQAPPSSFRPFRSVSNAAVSGSPMSPVPTAAGSTASDPTTASTLSPNTASTSETRDSSRDFVTFSFASSVNSLWKLGSEMGETFSSMRSRPRDRPLQSLMGPMSSMDNSLSTPSSRPHLHFTYAFADKLRLSCTVYFATAFDSLRRRCAIDKVLIQSLERTEIWDAQGGKSKAGFWMTDDKRFIVKEMLNKWTVSDMHALLEISPAYFHYMTGTHNRATALAKIVGFYTVTIKDSQSGHKRQLDLLVMENLFHNQSISKTFDLKGIEGRRIVKTKEGDKEVKTAATLFDADWLEGMQKGLVLLQPHAKRILLDAISLDTRFLSSQSIMDYSLLLGVDTGSSFLPFADNSEDKVEQKREDGLLIVGLVDAIGSFNLFKTIESRGKMVMNRGGDVTIIPPDQYRERFENAIRHYFVACPDKWSKVSRKVGGLTGCEVSSVL; encoded by the exons ATGGACTCTCCCCGCCACAACCTGCACGGCCTACCTCCCACCTACCTCGTTCATCTCAAGGCGCTCCTCCACCAGTGGCTCACACAACAGACAACTCCCACTGGCGACTCCAAGTTGTGGTCAGAAGAAAGAGTAGCTCAGGTAGAAAGTGCAGTATGGGAGGGTGCACTGTTGACTTCGGCGGAAAGAGGGTCGAGGCGGGAGAACGGTATTCTTGAGCAAAATTGGGAAGGTTGGATAGGCGGATCCAcaaagaggaagagtttatggaggaaagaaatgcggcaagaggaagataAAAGCAAGGAGGATGAAAGGACCGAGGCACATACTTCACGAAAGTCTTCAACAGGAGATGGAGACAGAGGAAGGCTCAGTTTGTTGATTACCCCAGCGGGATCAGCGGTGTCAACGCCCAGCAAGGCCAGCACGCGCGCTTCGTCCGTTGTTTCAACCGAACGTCGCCAAAACACAGATAGTGCGCCTCAAGAGGCCAACAAGGGGGAAACTCCCGAACAGTCTGAGCAGGAAAAGTTGCAAGAATGGTGTCGCCTCATCAGCACTCTTGATGGGTATGAACCTTTATCACTGGAAAAAGCGAATGATTGGGAAGATGTCGATA TTGATCGAGTACCCAAGTCCACACATCAACATATCCCAGGCTCATTCCCCCAATCAGGCCTCTCTGTTGAACATCGCCACTCTCTGGACAACCCATCTCAATTCAAAGGCACTTTCTCTACCCTAGGCCTTCCGTCCTCTCCCCCAAAGCACGACCCCTCTCACCAATCATACGGCATCCTCAAACCCGTCTTTTGCCTGCATTTCCCCGCTtctcattcttcttctactAATGCTAAAGGGCACGCGCCCAAGGAAGGCAGTCAATCGACGATTCGGATAAGACGTAATCCGTCCCTTTCTGCGCGATCGGCCAGTAGCGCAGGGTCGAGTCGGTGGTGGGGTTCGGGAAGTAAATGGGGCGATATGCTTGGGCATCCTGTTTCAcaagatgaaggagagaaggtAGAGGTGGATTTTGTGCAGGGTAGATTTGCGTTACCGTCCGACTTGTTCGGTTCTCCTGCGCTGGAGCGACGAGGCAGTAAAAGGGAGAGAGTAATCcaaaggaaaaggagacGATCGATCTTTTCGGCCTTGGAGGTGATCTCATCTTCGCTCTCGGCAAATAGTTCATTACCATCCGAGTCTATTTCGGATACTACGTCTGAGACCGACTCTGGACTATCAGATACGGATGCCGACGATGAACCGTCAGAAAAAGATATAAAACGTCGAATATCCAGCCGCCGACATCGACCGCTCAGCTTGATACTCAGTGGCGCAGAAGATGATATTCCTCGCTCAGCTGCGGAAGAGGGTACAATGCGGCTCGTTGGTGGGACGATAGTTGTAAAAGGTCTTCGAGATGGCGAAAGAAAAGCACTGGGGGAAGTTTTAAAAGCACTC ATATGGACGATAGGGATGATGAAGCTCGAACTCGATCTTTATACCTCTTTCCGCCTGCCTCACGAACCTGACCCTCCTatcctccctctcctcgGCGCGCCATCCTCAGTCCCACTGACCTTACCGCCCCTTTCCCCCGAGACATCATCCAACACTACCTCTCGTCCTTCCGGTGAAGTTTCTCGAAGCACTCTGTCACGAGATAAAGACCGTTCATGGGGGCGGGAAAGTcgagaagggaagaaagggTTTTTATCGAGGTTGGGTAGGGATACGAAGGGTGTGTGGAGTGGTTTATTGTCAAGGAAAGGGTCCGCAAGGGATAAGGGCCGTGGTCAGTCTGGCTTGGAAGGAGAAGCGTATACAAGTCCTACGCTTTCGCCTACCCTGCCCTCGGaatctcctccttccttgCCCCTCTTCCCAACTCAACCCTCGAGCCCCCATCTTCACTCCCCACCCCCCTCtgcatcttcttcctcttttccgAAATTCAAAtattcttctttcccaaAAGAATCTAGCCCGGACTCCAACTTTTCTCTTCACACCAAACCTAACAACCACACGAATGTCAACGCCAACGCCAATACCAATGCCAACCCACCATCCCAACATCTCCAAaccctctcttcccttctcccaTCCTCTACGCCTGGACTCAAATACCCTATGCCGCCTATCCTTTTGCGGATACAGGAGGAAGAACGGATCAGGTGGGAGAAAACCCGGAAAGAGACTTTGCCTGTCAGCGAAAGTGACAACGGAAATGGAAATGCAAGTGGAAATACGttgagaggaagagcgATGGCTTATAGACCCGGAGGGGATGTACGTTCCGGTCTACATGTTTTGGCAGTTGGGATGGATACCCTCGCGGGGTGGACGAGGTTACAGCTTTTATGCGTGTTATACTGTGTTGGTCTACCACCACCTCTCTCCGGGTCCAAATCAGGGTCAATTGCCAGCGAAGGACGGCAGCTAGGCGAAGATCGGAAGGTAGACatggatgaagaaaagagTGGTGAAGGGGAGATATGCGAACCCCCCGTGCCGCAATTCATACCACCTACATTGACGATCCGGGATTACTTAGAAAATCTCGGAGAAGAATTGGGAGAGAATCTGCTCTGTACGAGAAGTGGATGTGAGAAGGAGGTAGGGCAGCATGTTAGGTG CGATGAAAATGAAGTGCGCGAAGGCGAGGGCGAGGGAGGCGTCGCGAGGAAGGCTGAGGATGGGGAAAATGTGGAGGGATGGGTCAAGTGTGCGGTGTGTAGAGAAGAGAGTAAGCCTCGTCAGCTTCGCGAAGGTGCCCT GGCATATCCATGGTCAAAACTCCTAGAACTTTTGATATACACGCCCTACCTCCAACCGCCCATCTGCTCTCACCATACCACCCCACACGCATATATCACACTCTTTCGTACATTGTCCTTTACTGCCTCACTCTCGTCATCGCCTGTGAAGCTGTATGATATAAGATTGCCCAAGTTGCAGATAGGGCCGAATGTACCAAAGCGTAAAGTTGGAAATGGACGCCAAGGAATGGAGTTGATGATGGACGGTCAAAAGGAGGGAGAAAATagcttgaagaaggaggtggAAAGGTGGTGCGAAGCTCTGGAAGATCGTCTTAATGTTTTG AGGGAGAAGATTGAAAGAGAGTATGAGGCCACTAAAGAGCTCTCCAAAGAATCGGAAAAATCCGGACCAGGTTTACAAGAAAAGTTTGATACACTCCTAAGTCTGTCCACTGACTTTACGGCCTTCAAAAACAACTCGCTCGAAAGCATCTCGTCCACTCCACAAAGTCTTTTCAATGATCTCCGTATATCTTTTTCGTCGTTCATCAAATCAAGCCTTTCGGAGATTGAGGCATGGGAGAAAATGTATTTACCAGATAATGTGGAAGAGTGGTTAGAAACGATGAAAGAAATGATACCCGAGTACGCTaaaaaaggaggaagggtGCACGCGCTTCCGGGAAGCGGTGTGCTCGTAAGAGAGGATGAGCCAGCGAGTGTTGTAGC GTCCCTGGCGTACTTTATCGAACTGACTAACACCTCAAAACCCGTGGACGACTCCAACCCTGCTACGGCCACTGCCACCCCTAGAGACCCTACCGACCCTTCCCACCCTACACCTCCAACTACTGTCGCTGGTACTCCTACGTCCGCCTCGACTCCTTCAGGCATTCGATGGTCAACCAAAATTGAGCATCGTGACTCGCCCCGAGATCTCCTGTCTCTGCGTTCCATTGTCAGGAAGAAATCTGATGCATCAGTGTCTCTTGACAGAACAAAGTTGGCCCCTCCTGCCTTGGGTCTTTCCACTCTATCTGGCGGCGCGCCAAGTTTAGAGCTCAACCTTGAGAAGGTGGAAGGAGTCTCAGAAGGACTGGAAAGTGGGGATAGAATGGAGGAGATTGTCAAAGCTGTGGGTAAAGCCACGGGACAGGAAATGACTCTGGGAACCGCGACAGCACTTTCAGACCCCAATAGTCTGAGTAGAAGGGCGAGTATGACGGAAAGCGATAGTAGTAGCTTGTCCGGTATTCGCCCGTCGCCCCAGGGGACCAAGAACTCACAGGCCCCACCCAGTAGTTTTCGACCCTTTAGAAGTGTTTCAAATGCTGCCGTATCCGGTTCACCCATGTCGCCGGTACCGACTGCTGCAGGGTCTACTGCGTCAGACCCTACGACAGCAAGCACACTCTCTCCCAATACAGCTAGTACTTCTGAAACAAGAGATTCTTCCAGGGACTTTGTCACATTTTCGTTTGCCAGTTCGGTGAACAGCCTTTGGAAACTTGGTTCAGAGATGGGTGAGACGTTTTCATCCATGCGATCTCGTCCTCGAGATCGGCCCCTACAGTCTCTCATGGGACCTATGTCTTCTATGGATAATTCTTTATCAACTCCCTCATCCCGTCCCCATCTGCATTTTACCTATGCCTTTGCCGATAAGCTCCGATTATCCTGTACAGTTTATTTTGCAACGGCCTTTGACTCGCTAAGGAGAAGGTGTGCCATAGACAAGGTGCTGATCCAGAGCCTCGAGAGGACAGAAATATGGGATGCGCAGGGCGGTAAGAGTAAAGCCGGGTTTTGGATGACCGACGATAAGAGGTTTATCGTGAAGGAGATGTTGAACAAGTGGACTGTCAGTGATAT GCATGCATTGCTGGAGATTTCACCTGCATACTTCCACTATATGACAGGGACTCATAACAGGGCCACAGCTTTAGCCAAAATCGTAGGATTTTATACAG TGACTATCAAGGACTCCCAATCTGGCCACAAACGACAACTTGACTTGCTGGTCATGGAGAATCTTTTTCACAATCAAAGCATCTCGAAAACCTTTGATCTCAAGGGCATTG AGGGTAGACGGATAGTCAAAACAAAAGAGGGGGATAAAGAGGTAAAGACGGCGGCCACGCTGTTTGATGCGGATTGGTTGGAAGGGATGCAGAAAGGTCTCGTTCTGCTTCAACCAC ACGCTAAACGCATCCTTTTGGACGCCATCTCTCTCGATACAAGGTTTCTTTCCTCACAATCTATAATGGACTACTCACTGCTACTGGGCGTTGACACCGGCTCCTCTTTCCTACCCTTTGCAGATAATTCCGAGGACAAAGTGGAGCaaaagagagaagatgggCTGCTGATTGTAGGACTTGTGGACGCGATCGGGAGTTTCAACCTCTTTAAAACTATTGAGAGTAGAGGGAAGATGGTTATGAACCGCGGTGGGGACGTCACAATT ATCCCTCCAGACCAATACCGTGAACGTTTTGAGAACGCTATCCGGCATTATTTCGTGGCCTGTCCCGACAAGTGGTCGAAAGTATCCAGAAAAGTCGGGGGTTTAACTGGATGTGAGGTGAGCTCAGTGCTGTAG